In Liquorilactobacillus nagelii DSM 13675, the following proteins share a genomic window:
- a CDS encoding Ig-like domain-containing protein yields the protein MTLSQKTMSGTAGTTKSVTATLTPDGASGDVTATSSDTSIATVAKNSDGSFTVNLVTAGSATITFATGDVTSTLAVTVSAAS from the coding sequence ATCACATTAAGTCAAAAGACAATGAGCGGTACCGCTGGCACTACTAAGTCAGTGACTGCAACTTTGACACCTGATGGCGCTTCGGGAGATGTAACAGCAACATCTAGCGATACATCAATCGCTACTGTTGCTAAAAACAGTGATGGCAGTTTTACAGTTAATTTAGTTACAGCTGGTTCAGCAACGATTACCTTTGCTACTGGCGATGTAACAAGCACATTAGCTGTAACTGTTAGTGCTGCTAGTTAG
- a CDS encoding phage head-tail connector protein produces MADSSQVLTKIKSLLSLKDNSQDDVLNTIIDLISARLKSKIGKKVSEDVPDELGYIVVEASVSRFNRISDEGKKSASESEVSATYETDDLAPFANDIADWIANQNDGNATGKFVMY; encoded by the coding sequence ATGGCTGATTCAAGTCAGGTATTAACTAAGATTAAATCACTTTTGAGCTTGAAAGATAACTCGCAAGATGATGTTTTAAACACAATTATTGATTTGATTTCAGCTCGTTTGAAGTCAAAAATTGGTAAAAAAGTTTCGGAAGATGTGCCTGATGAACTTGGGTATATCGTAGTTGAAGCAAGTGTTTCAAGGTTTAATCGAATTAGCGATGAAGGCAAGAAGTCGGCAAGCGAATCAGAAGTTAGCGCTACGTATGAAACTGATGATTTAGCACCATTTGCAAATGATATTGCTGATTGGATTGCTAATCAAAATGATGGCAACGCTACTGGAAAGTTCGTGATGTACTGA
- a CDS encoding HK97-gp10 family putative phage morphogenesis protein: MGVTLSGGEGLMSFFNAKTKVAAKAIEVTKSNGMQMQQKAQRLAPVDTGFLKRNIHLNFVISGLEFTATVSGDANYDPYQEYGTRFQPGKPHIRPAYYAQRTIFETEMGKLANRK; this comes from the coding sequence ATGGGAGTAACACTTAGTGGTGGTGAGGGACTAATGAGCTTCTTCAACGCTAAAACCAAAGTTGCTGCTAAAGCCATTGAAGTTACTAAAAGCAATGGCATGCAAATGCAGCAAAAAGCCCAGCGTTTAGCCCCAGTTGATACTGGCTTTTTAAAGCGTAATATTCACTTAAATTTCGTAATCAGTGGCCTTGAATTTACTGCTACTGTCAGTGGAGATGCTAACTATGATCCATATCAGGAATATGGGACTAGATTTCAACCTGGTAAACCACATATTCGACCGGCTTATTACGCTCAAAGAACTATTTTTGAAACTGAAATGGGGAAGTTGGCGAATAGAAAATGA
- a CDS encoding phage major tail protein, TP901-1 family → MGATPIYGKDKILMFRLYEQRATAGATKLALQTQHSWKYDSKSDSTETKDGTINSPATTSVTLDIEAVASLDDVNKFLEDAAKNSKLLEVWDINLADKQADGKYGAKYGQGYLQSWEVPAEVGKLTTIKTTMNIDQLPVDGTATVTADQQNEIQYAFADTTKVTADQSNG, encoded by the coding sequence ATGGGAGCAACACCTATTTATGGTAAAGATAAAATTTTAATGTTTCGTTTATATGAACAACGAGCAACAGCTGGGGCTACTAAGTTAGCTTTGCAAACACAACATAGTTGGAAATATGATTCTAAGTCTGATTCAACAGAAACCAAGGACGGAACTATTAACTCGCCAGCGACAACGTCAGTAACACTGGATATTGAAGCTGTAGCTAGTTTGGATGATGTTAACAAATTTTTAGAAGATGCTGCTAAGAATTCTAAACTATTAGAAGTTTGGGATATTAATTTAGCTGATAAACAAGCCGATGGAAAATATGGCGCTAAGTATGGACAAGGTTACTTGCAGTCTTGGGAAGTCCCTGCGGAAGTTGGCAAATTAACAACAATTAAAACAACTATGAATATTGATCAATTACCGGTTGATGGGACAGCAACAGTGACAGCGGATCAACAAAACGAAATCCAATATGCTTTCGCTGATACTACTAAGGTTACTGCTGATCAAAGCAATGGCTAA
- a CDS encoding tail assembly chaperone codes for MDINLKGQRYKLHFGIGFIKELDEIFKSEVMDIEFGTGVNTIYVKLQTPNPYPLYQALHAALNTQIDLKEEEFDEWVDSLPTMKAFTDFFDKFVKELENQRQTKPLISNYKKTLAEMAKKVQEEAKGHLSKPTEK; via the coding sequence ATGGATATTAACTTAAAAGGTCAACGTTATAAGCTACATTTTGGAATCGGATTTATCAAAGAATTAGATGAGATTTTTAAAAGTGAAGTCATGGATATTGAATTTGGTACGGGGGTAAATACTATTTATGTTAAATTACAAACTCCAAATCCTTATCCGCTATATCAAGCACTCCATGCGGCATTAAATACACAAATTGATTTGAAAGAAGAAGAGTTTGACGAATGGGTTGATAGTTTACCTACCATGAAGGCATTTACTGATTTTTTCGACAAATTTGTCAAAGAATTAGAAAATCAACGACAGACGAAACCTTTAATTTCGAACTACAAAAAGACATTGGCAGAAATGGCGAAGAAAGTCCAGGAAGAAGCAAAAGGACATCTATCGAAACCTACAGAGAAATAG
- a CDS encoding phage tail tape measure protein produces MDEYTTKAVLTASVGQFVAAFKEAEAQYKQFNTSMKNSSMSSTDAVNKSSKLVSTGLKVGTVALAAMAAASLKTGATFEHQMSRVGAISGASKTQLKGLNDEAITLGAKTAFSAKQAAEGMESLASAGFDSKQIMSAIPGVMNLAAVSGGNVGEAAEDAATALRGFGLSAKDSGHVADVFAEAAAKTNAEASDMGEALKMVAPQAHAAGLSLEETSAAIGILSNAGIKGTQAGSNLSMALTKLQNPSDEAKEAMSKIGFSAYDSAGKMKPLATQVDELKSKLSGMTDKQKQYYLSEIYGVQGGRAMNVLLSAQSGELQKLTGQLKNSDGAAAKMAKTMQNDLASSVEQFFGALESLSIVIEETFSGTLKSGVDAASKKVAEFTDYLKKNRTEIQQNTQKAIELASSFLKLAPSLTTVGSALKVVLPSLVALEAFKGIGAGGASTVKMLETMQADLSLVQRGLIMTGSAGKTAFSFTNGTFKTFGSALKSGVVNLNSFNNALMSEQGGTIFISKLKGIGTALTGLPGKAKSTGSALASAFTNPQVAINGFKNSASSVNQVFYKLLSTAGASDETIAALTNTVMKDGTALGTVGRGAEGLSSGMMSGATAAAGLGASLGALVIVAAAVAVVATAIYVAWSSNFLNIRGVVTTAISGIKSMFSSMSPSISAIGNALRPIGKLLEGILAIVGASAISAIVIATIALATALRLVVDALGAIANTAMAAGYAMEGFIEKMIPGGKDGSAAFDKAKKSIDGAKDSVVDMGDAFVDAGKTGYDAFSQLGKSSETSSKQVKVAATSVKEVGNAAKQMKSDFESSKTKLSDLINTDGVSTKTKTFLTDVNKTLDDYQKNAQTASNNYKTAMVNAEKETGSARVQAVNEANQKLANATSKNSQNLVNITQDLDRQLKAKRFSDGTAMTQDQVNILTQQNNLIKQKLIEQNQIFTQAELSRIQNGQKLSQTEQQATITTLQSNYQLRAQQVQTGEDKIKQLKTQIAQTQDQTVKAQLQQELVQQQTQNQQLLAQQQQFGTQMNLAIANGSKLTFTTWSNGLKSMGNVTTQQLQAMFLSFMQMNNNTGQQMQAFALMLQQSGTKGVTNLVQALSSGKATTAQIAAAIAKDGTNGLNTLPPGMFKQGDKGKTSFINALKSGNFKGAGKYLADQSSSGAKDTSKHKKAGKSNGDAYASGTKSSKGKAKTAGKAVAKAGADGAKSSKSSYSSAGKSNSSSYSSGVKSNSGKAKSAGKSLASAGKSGASSKKSSYHSAGSSAGSSYASGVRSKTGSARSAGKALASAAKSGASGVSFHSVGAQMAAGVASGIRSNTGSAVAAMASLVAQVNAEAKKKAKIHSPSRLLRDEVGKYLSLGVATGITDYQGTAVNAMGSMIQNIRDSVSNNPLDFKFNGSSVLSQSVVGQQAENKLALENTNQLLKALVNKSQFIVLDDGTLVGKISDKMNDALGQKVQNSERWG; encoded by the coding sequence ATGGACGAATATACAACTAAGGCGGTCCTGACGGCTAGCGTTGGCCAATTTGTTGCGGCCTTTAAAGAAGCTGAAGCACAATATAAGCAATTTAATACTTCGATGAAAAATAGTTCAATGAGTTCAACTGATGCAGTTAATAAATCCTCTAAACTGGTATCTACTGGACTTAAAGTTGGCACAGTTGCTTTAGCGGCAATGGCTGCAGCTAGTTTGAAAACTGGTGCTACGTTTGAACATCAAATGAGCCGAGTTGGTGCTATTTCTGGAGCATCTAAAACACAATTGAAAGGCTTAAACGATGAAGCAATAACCTTGGGTGCTAAGACTGCGTTTAGTGCTAAACAAGCTGCTGAAGGTATGGAAAGCTTAGCATCAGCTGGGTTTGATAGTAAACAAATCATGTCGGCTATCCCAGGTGTTATGAACCTAGCTGCTGTATCAGGTGGGAATGTTGGAGAAGCCGCTGAAGATGCAGCTACTGCTTTACGTGGGTTCGGGTTATCTGCTAAAGATTCTGGTCATGTGGCTGATGTCTTTGCCGAAGCAGCTGCTAAGACTAATGCTGAAGCTTCAGATATGGGTGAAGCGTTAAAAATGGTTGCTCCACAAGCACATGCCGCCGGTTTAAGTCTAGAAGAAACATCAGCTGCTATTGGTATTTTGAGTAACGCCGGAATTAAGGGTACGCAAGCAGGTTCAAACTTATCTATGGCTTTAACTAAATTGCAGAATCCAAGTGATGAAGCTAAAGAAGCAATGTCTAAAATTGGCTTTAGTGCTTATGATTCAGCTGGTAAGATGAAGCCTTTAGCTACCCAAGTAGATGAACTAAAATCTAAACTTTCGGGTATGACTGATAAACAGAAGCAGTATTATTTATCTGAAATTTATGGGGTCCAGGGTGGCCGAGCGATGAATGTTTTGTTAAGCGCTCAAAGTGGTGAATTACAAAAGCTTACCGGTCAGCTAAAAAATTCAGATGGTGCTGCTGCTAAAATGGCTAAAACCATGCAAAATGACTTAGCTAGTTCAGTAGAACAGTTCTTTGGTGCTTTAGAATCTTTATCAATTGTTATCGAAGAAACATTTAGCGGAACGTTAAAATCTGGTGTTGATGCAGCTTCAAAGAAAGTGGCTGAATTTACTGATTATCTGAAAAAGAACAGAACTGAAATTCAACAAAATACTCAAAAAGCAATTGAATTAGCAAGCAGTTTCCTAAAACTAGCGCCATCACTAACAACGGTTGGTAGTGCGTTAAAAGTTGTTTTACCAAGTCTAGTAGCTTTAGAAGCTTTTAAAGGTATTGGAGCAGGTGGAGCAAGTACAGTTAAAATGCTTGAAACCATGCAAGCTGATTTAAGTTTAGTTCAACGTGGATTAATCATGACTGGTTCAGCTGGTAAAACGGCATTTAGTTTTACTAATGGAACATTCAAAACATTTGGGTCCGCACTTAAATCTGGAGTTGTTAATTTAAATTCATTTAACAATGCTTTGATGAGTGAACAAGGTGGAACTATTTTTATCAGCAAATTAAAGGGTATTGGGACAGCTTTAACTGGATTGCCAGGAAAAGCCAAATCGACTGGTTCTGCTTTAGCTTCAGCATTTACTAATCCACAAGTAGCGATCAATGGTTTTAAAAATAGTGCTAGTTCTGTCAATCAAGTTTTTTATAAATTACTTAGCACTGCTGGAGCTAGTGATGAAACAATCGCAGCTTTAACCAATACTGTCATGAAAGACGGTACAGCACTTGGTACTGTTGGTCGAGGTGCTGAAGGATTAAGTTCGGGTATGATGTCGGGAGCTACTGCAGCAGCAGGATTAGGTGCTTCATTAGGTGCTTTAGTAATAGTTGCTGCTGCTGTTGCAGTTGTGGCCACTGCTATTTACGTGGCTTGGTCAAGCAACTTTTTGAATATTCGCGGTGTGGTAACTACAGCTATTAGCGGTATTAAGTCAATGTTTAGTTCAATGAGTCCGTCGATTAGCGCAATCGGTAATGCTTTAAGACCAATCGGCAAATTGCTTGAAGGAATCTTAGCGATTGTTGGTGCGTCAGCTATCAGTGCGATTGTAATTGCAACCATTGCTTTAGCAACAGCTTTAAGATTAGTTGTTGATGCATTGGGTGCTATCGCGAATACAGCAATGGCCGCAGGATATGCGATGGAAGGTTTCATTGAAAAAATGATACCTGGTGGGAAAGATGGTAGTGCGGCTTTTGACAAAGCTAAAAAATCAATTGATGGTGCTAAAGATTCAGTTGTCGATATGGGGGATGCTTTTGTTGATGCCGGTAAAACTGGTTATGATGCATTTAGTCAACTCGGAAAATCATCAGAGACATCTAGCAAGCAAGTTAAAGTAGCTGCTACTTCAGTTAAAGAAGTTGGTAATGCTGCTAAACAGATGAAATCAGATTTTGAGAGTTCTAAAACTAAGTTATCTGATTTAATCAATACTGATGGTGTTTCCACCAAAACTAAGACGTTTTTAACTGATGTTAATAAAACGTTAGATGATTATCAAAAGAATGCTCAAACGGCTTCTAACAATTATAAAACAGCGATGGTTAATGCTGAAAAAGAAACAGGTTCAGCACGTGTGCAAGCCGTTAACGAAGCTAATCAAAAATTGGCTAATGCAACAAGTAAAAATAGTCAAAATCTAGTTAATATTACACAAGATTTAGATCGGCAATTAAAAGCGAAACGTTTTAGTGATGGGACTGCAATGACTCAAGACCAAGTTAATATTTTGACTCAACAAAATAACTTGATCAAACAAAAATTGATTGAACAAAATCAAATCTTTACTCAAGCTGAATTATCACGGATTCAAAACGGTCAGAAACTTAGTCAGACTGAACAGCAAGCGACAATTACTACCTTACAATCTAATTATCAGTTAAGAGCACAACAAGTTCAAACTGGCGAAGACAAAATTAAACAGCTTAAAACACAGATTGCTCAAACTCAAGACCAAACTGTTAAAGCTCAATTACAGCAAGAGTTAGTTCAACAGCAAACTCAAAATCAACAACTGCTAGCTCAACAGCAACAGTTCGGAACACAAATGAATTTAGCAATTGCTAATGGGTCTAAGTTAACTTTTACTACTTGGTCCAATGGCTTAAAGAGTATGGGGAATGTAACAACACAGCAATTACAAGCTATGTTCTTATCATTCATGCAAATGAACAATAACACTGGTCAGCAAATGCAAGCCTTTGCGTTAATGCTTCAACAATCAGGAACTAAAGGTGTTACTAATTTAGTTCAAGCTTTATCAAGTGGTAAAGCAACAACTGCACAAATAGCAGCAGCAATTGCAAAAGATGGAACGAATGGACTAAATACTTTGCCACCTGGGATGTTTAAACAAGGTGATAAAGGAAAAACAAGCTTCATCAATGCTTTAAAATCAGGAAACTTTAAAGGTGCTGGTAAATATTTAGCTGATCAATCATCATCAGGAGCCAAAGACACTTCGAAACACAAAAAAGCTGGTAAATCCAATGGGGATGCTTATGCGAGTGGAACTAAAAGCTCAAAAGGAAAAGCTAAGACAGCTGGTAAAGCAGTGGCTAAAGCTGGAGCAGATGGTGCTAAAAGTTCAAAAAGTTCATATTCAAGTGCTGGCAAATCCAACAGTAGCTCATATTCAAGTGGCGTTAAATCTAATTCCGGTAAAGCTAAATCGGCTGGTAAATCGTTAGCTAGTGCCGGTAAATCAGGGGCTAGTTCGAAAAAAAGTTCCTATCATTCAGCTGGTAGTTCAGCTGGAAGCTCGTATGCTTCGGGTGTTAGGTCTAAAACTGGTTCGGCTAGGTCTGCTGGAAAAGCTTTAGCTAGTGCAGCTAAAAGTGGTGCCAGTGGTGTTTCATTTCATTCGGTTGGTGCTCAAATGGCAGCAGGTGTTGCTTCTGGAATTAGGTCAAACACTGGTTCGGCAGTAGCGGCTATGGCCAGCTTAGTAGCTCAAGTTAATGCTGAAGCTAAAAAGAAAGCTAAAATTCATTCACCGTCAAGACTTTTACGTGATGAAGTTGGTAAATATTTAAGTTTAGGTGTTGCAACCGGTATTACTGATTACCAAGGTACTGCTGTTAATGCCATGGGGTCAATGATTCAAAATATTAGAGATTCAGTTTCTAACAATCCGTTGGATTTCAAGTTTAATGGGAGTTCAGTTTTAAGCCAAAGTGTTGTTGGTCAACAAGCTGAGAATAAGTTGGCACTAGAAAATACTAACCAATTATTAAAAGCTTTAGTTAATAAAAGTCAATTCATCGTTCTTGATGATGGAACGTTAGTTGGTAAGATTTCAGATAAAATGAATGATGCACTTGGACAAAAAGTGCAAAACAGTGAGAGGTGGGGTTAA
- a CDS encoding phage tail protein produces MYRIVAFNSPTDSVGKVIFDLSMNKLLSAGKLTLVESGIDNAELTVNIKNPLFGKVEPFQTHINILQDSKLIFRGRALKPTRAMTSAGLFQQTFTFESILSYLYDSVQRFKEVHNTTPAQFFSDLIDVHNSQVPSYKQFKVGKVDVTNSTDNVYRYVEYETTYDTIKDKLLDRLGGYLVLRIESDGNYLDYLQNPGSNHQNDTPILLGKNLKSSSVGIDSTSIITRLVPLGATIESTDENNTSAAYPRVTISSVNNGKDYLDIPDLQSEFGIINGTQTWEDVNDASILLTKAKAWIASQKAATETWSIEAVELLNSRFESFKVSDRYRFANDLVAKQQYLRVIQKDIDFTKPQTSSLTIGDSTVSLSQYQLENQKAAKEVSQLNSKLNAQQNKIVTLSDTIKKAQETIDKQQDAIKTLSDDNTKISETLDELAKKVNSNTAPGVATEPVNGDWTPVIKYAAYLMEVTLTENSLATIKARIQQESGGSETIVNTTDSNAQAGHPSIGLLQYIQSTFDAWCLEGYDNIEKGFHQLLAMFNDSNWLADISVSGGWGPTGTKRFTKLPVAA; encoded by the coding sequence ATGTATCGAATTGTTGCATTTAATAGCCCTACCGATTCAGTCGGTAAGGTTATTTTTGACTTAAGCATGAACAAGTTGTTGTCAGCTGGAAAGCTGACTTTGGTTGAATCTGGAATTGATAATGCTGAATTAACAGTGAATATCAAAAACCCGTTGTTCGGTAAAGTTGAGCCGTTTCAGACGCACATTAATATTTTACAAGACAGCAAGTTAATTTTTCGCGGTCGAGCGTTGAAACCAACGAGAGCGATGACAAGTGCAGGTCTTTTTCAACAGACATTTACTTTTGAATCAATTTTAAGCTATCTATATGATTCTGTTCAGCGTTTTAAAGAGGTTCACAATACCACACCAGCACAGTTTTTTAGTGATTTAATTGATGTTCATAATTCGCAAGTACCAAGTTATAAACAATTCAAAGTTGGAAAAGTTGATGTTACTAACTCAACTGATAATGTTTATCGCTATGTCGAGTATGAAACGACCTATGACACGATCAAAGATAAATTGCTGGATCGCTTAGGTGGCTATTTGGTGTTAAGAATTGAATCAGACGGCAATTATTTAGATTATTTGCAAAATCCTGGGAGTAATCATCAAAATGATACTCCTATTTTGTTAGGCAAAAATCTTAAATCATCCAGTGTTGGTATTGACTCAACGTCAATCATTACCAGACTAGTTCCATTGGGTGCAACTATTGAATCAACTGATGAGAATAACACTTCGGCAGCATATCCAAGAGTAACTATTTCAAGTGTCAATAATGGAAAAGACTATCTAGATATTCCTGATTTACAAAGTGAATTTGGCATCATTAATGGAACTCAAACTTGGGAAGATGTTAACGATGCGAGTATTTTGCTAACTAAAGCAAAAGCTTGGATAGCTAGCCAAAAGGCAGCTACTGAAACATGGAGTATTGAAGCGGTTGAATTACTGAATAGTCGATTTGAAAGCTTTAAGGTGTCTGATAGATATCGTTTTGCAAATGATTTGGTGGCTAAACAGCAGTATTTAAGAGTGATTCAAAAAGATATTGATTTTACTAAACCACAGACTAGTAGTTTAACTATTGGAGATTCAACGGTTAGTCTAAGTCAATATCAGTTAGAAAATCAAAAAGCTGCTAAAGAAGTTAGTCAGTTAAACAGTAAGCTGAATGCTCAGCAAAATAAGATTGTAACTTTGAGCGACACGATTAAAAAAGCTCAAGAAACAATTGATAAACAACAAGATGCTATCAAGACTTTGTCAGACGACAATACTAAGATTTCTGAAACACTGGATGAACTTGCCAAGAAAGTTAATTCCAATACGGCACCAGGTGTGGCTACTGAACCAGTCAACGGCGATTGGACACCGGTCATTAAATACGCGGCTTACTTGATGGAAGTCACTTTGACAGAGAATTCACTAGCTACCATCAAAGCTCGTATTCAGCAAGAGTCGGGTGGCAGTGAAACGATAGTTAATACAACTGATTCAAATGCGCAAGCAGGACACCCGTCAATCGGGCTATTGCAGTACATTCAATCGACGTTCGATGCTTGGTGTTTAGAGGGTTACGACAATATTGAAAAAGGATTTCATCAACTGTTAGCCATGTTTAATGATTCAAATTGGTTGGCAGATATTAGCGTATCCGGCGGCTGGGGACCAACTGGGACGAAGAGATTCACTAAATTGCCGGTAGCGGCATAG
- a CDS encoding metallophosphoesterase: MTEYSDSTPVPFNDPVDAAQVDGLHRLLARYIRQKKYGIDVRETIARIVELSGADKADILAVADKLTVRQDSSDDAISSAVSRIDTAIASAADKDEDLSEVKDARTDKNDTTFSTLKERLDALPIKSDIAYTPLKYGMLQDYNVPGSVQALKSFAAQINQGNSFKLLFLTDIHYGKGTNDEGTFKTYPERDYVDAPPLSIFDLSNMSVFNGIVNAAVLNGDNVHGHEGHDINLRRNNQLVSTARAALLDTDLFITIGNHDSGQVWDKTKGAAITRSELLQIYDYGNNSFGENRKDFAAYKDYADQKIRLISLAGFDNPEIYTDDGITLKYPTGQWSVFQQSQLDFLINSLSTVPNGYTVLITNHAPLQGFFGNTVENASINHELLEGILAAYVAKSTYSGTGTVADVPATVSVDFTDAKGILAGVVTGHQHRDKEVQTIEGVNMVTRTCFLAADRGDSSQNTYTTADTLGTIDQYAFDVIEIDTTNRKVNFNRFGIGSDYQYEY; encoded by the coding sequence TTGACTGAATACAGTGATTCAACACCTGTACCATTTAATGATCCGGTTGATGCGGCTCAAGTTGATGGTCTTCACAGACTACTAGCAAGATATATTCGTCAAAAAAAGTATGGAATTGATGTTAGGGAAACGATTGCTAGAATTGTCGAATTGTCAGGGGCGGATAAAGCAGATATTTTAGCAGTAGCTGATAAGTTAACTGTTAGGCAAGACAGTTCAGATGATGCTATTTCTTCTGCGGTAAGTAGAATTGATACAGCTATTGCTTCAGCTGCTGATAAAGATGAAGATTTAAGTGAAGTTAAAGATGCTAGAACTGACAAAAATGATACTACTTTTTCAACATTAAAAGAAAGATTAGATGCACTACCCATCAAGTCAGATATTGCGTATACACCATTAAAATATGGGATGCTTCAAGATTACAATGTGCCAGGGTCAGTTCAAGCTCTTAAAAGTTTTGCGGCACAAATAAATCAGGGAAATAGCTTTAAGTTACTCTTTTTAACTGATATTCACTACGGCAAGGGGACGAATGATGAAGGAACTTTTAAAACTTACCCTGAACGTGATTATGTTGATGCACCTCCACTATCAATTTTTGATTTAAGTAATATGAGTGTGTTTAATGGCATTGTTAATGCTGCAGTATTGAATGGAGATAACGTCCATGGTCATGAGGGACATGATATTAACTTGCGTCGCAATAATCAACTGGTTTCAACTGCAAGAGCGGCGTTACTAGATACAGATTTATTTATAACTATCGGCAACCATGACAGTGGACAAGTCTGGGATAAAACCAAGGGGGCCGCAATAACAAGAAGCGAACTTTTGCAAATATATGATTATGGCAACAATTCTTTTGGTGAAAATCGTAAAGATTTTGCAGCTTATAAAGATTATGCTGATCAGAAAATAAGACTTATATCTCTTGCGGGGTTTGATAATCCAGAAATATATACTGACGATGGTATTACTTTAAAATATCCAACTGGGCAATGGTCAGTTTTTCAGCAGAGTCAATTAGATTTTTTAATTAATTCACTTTCAACTGTCCCCAATGGATATACTGTTTTAATCACCAATCATGCACCGCTTCAAGGCTTTTTTGGAAATACAGTTGAAAATGCATCTATCAATCACGAATTGCTCGAAGGAATATTGGCAGCATATGTTGCCAAGTCAACTTATTCTGGAACAGGGACAGTAGCGGATGTTCCAGCGACGGTTTCAGTTGATTTCACAGATGCAAAAGGAATTTTAGCTGGTGTCGTTACAGGTCACCAACATCGAGATAAAGAAGTGCAGACAATAGAGGGCGTTAATATGGTTACTCGTACATGCTTTTTAGCGGCAGACCGAGGAGACTCAAGCCAAAACACCTACACAACAGCTGACACACTTGGAACCATTGACCAATACGCCTTTGATGTAATTGAAATTGATACAACTAATCGAAAAGTTAATTTTAATCGTTTCGGGATAGGAAGTGATTATCAATATGAGTACTGA
- a CDS encoding DUF2977 domain-containing protein — MNILVNENYEITGYALVGDISDSTRIDKSILPDGFVQSFRSRYYLYENGAISVNPNYTEPTISPSTKPTSQQTINANLLLQIATLTEKVTKMEGSAS; from the coding sequence ATGAATATTTTAGTAAACGAAAATTATGAGATAACCGGATACGCTTTAGTTGGTGACATATCTGATTCAACCAGAATAGATAAAAGTATTTTGCCGGACGGATTTGTGCAAAGCTTTAGATCAAGATACTATCTGTATGAAAATGGCGCAATCAGTGTCAATCCTAATTATACTGAACCTACTATAAGCCCATCGACAAAACCAACGTCACAGCAGACAATCAATGCCAATCTTTTGCTTCAAATTGCGACCCTGACTGAAAAAGTAACTAAAATGGAAGGGAGTGCATCTTAA
- a CDS encoding XkdX family protein: MADYIKQYYLLGLYTDADLDIFVSAGMLTGDEETAIKAAKTATPATV; this comes from the coding sequence ATGGCTGATTACATTAAACAATATTATTTGCTTGGACTATATACTGATGCTGACTTAGATATTTTTGTTTCAGCTGGAATGCTAACTGGTGATGAAGAAACAGCTATCAAAGCGGCTAAGACAGCCACGCCCGCGACTGTATAA